From the genome of Aspergillus oryzae RIB40 DNA, chromosome 4:
GACATGCGTGAGTAATATCAAGAAGAGTCGGGCACACATCGGAGGATGGGCGAGATGGGGATGACCTGGATGTAGCCTCAGCTGTATATCAAGACTGTTCCTGGTCTTGACCCCGGCAGTTTCTGGCTCCTGTTCGAGTTGGGGTTCCCTTTGCTTCTGAGGGATGGGGAAACTGACCCTGTTGTTATATTTCCAGGTGCCCCAAGTCAGATGGACCACGGTGAACCGCTGGCAAACATGCCAGCAATGTAGCTGTGGATTAAAGTGCACTCTGGCACAGTAAATGAGTTCAATAAGAGTCAAGACTTAAATGAAAAGCCAGTCATGATCCAGGTCTCCGATGTCAAAGATCCATTGTGTTGGAGACGCCTGTTTGTCCGTCTTTTGCCAATAAGACTGCAGTGCCTTGGCTGCATTAACCACGTTCAAACAGTTCGTATCCAACCAGAACTTTTCCAAGGAAGTGATTAGAAAGTCTCGCTGGGCCTGCGACCGGCATTCGAGACCAGCAACGAATATCGGCCAAAGGACGCATTTTAATAACCTGCCGTCGTCTCTTAACGCATCGATGAGGCCTATTAGTTCAGAGACGAGTTCCTCTTGTGGCGTATTCACATCGAGCAGAGCATCCAAGATGCGCTGACCATAGATTAGAGCTCCTAGTTTGTATGACTGCGCCAGTTTGCAAAGGTTGCTTATGTATCGCGTCGAGGTCTTCTGTGACTCTGGTAGATTCGAAGCCCAGGTATAACAGTCAAACTTCTGTATTAAGTCAAGCACGCTCGTTATATCTTGCATGTGCGTATTACTGGTGGTAGAGGTCGGTGGCTGGGGCTCGACCATGCTATCCCGATAGGCTGAAAGACATTGGACGGCATGTAGCAAGTACTCGGGACACCCAATGAAAGATTGTTCGACTGTTTCCTGAAGCAAGGAATCTGGATGGTCTAATGAAGTGCAGCCTGAAAGTAATTTAGGACGGACAAATGTTGCCCCAAGAGTCTCAATCCTGAAAGACAAAACAGTTAGCCAGAACGTATACAGTCTTACCTATTTGACGGCCGATACATACACATGAATTTgtttgatgatgaacttTCTTATTTGCTCGATAGTCCGTCCTGGATCCTGGGACTTTCCAGCCTGCAACTCATGCAATTGACCACTGGTAATCAGCCTCTTAGCGCCCTCAAGGTGAAAGTTCCATTTATCGCTTCCGGACTCTAAAAGATCTAAGAAGATAAGAAGGAAGATTGACGCTACTGTCGTGTCCTGTTCAGATATTGTCGGATCGCTCAAAGCGTGCGTTAGACCTTGTATAGCTTGGTGTTTGAAGACAAGAGCATCTTGGTGAATCTGTAGGAGGTCTGGGGAAGCCCCCACTATAGCATTCTCAAAAGAATATCCGGAATTGGCCCTGTGGCGCGCCGCGAGGGCGAGGACCGACTTCAGTAGCACAGAATTGTTCACAGCCAGAGATATAAGCCTTCTAAAGGGATTCTCCTCGCTATCATATACAATGAATACTTTGCATATTTGATCGTTATCTAGAGACAGAAATTAGCTACATCGGACATTAAACTTTCCTGAAGCCATAAACCAAAGACACTTTACTCACAATAGTCAAGGTAATACCTGGATGTCTGGTCCAAGTTTGAGATAGGACCAGTCTCCAAAGCCATTGATAGGCTCGCTCCATTATCGACTACATCTGAACAGCACAAGGAACCTCAGTCAAAATCCAGGCCAATCCATCGTGACATTTGAATCAGGGAAGGGAAACCCCGGTGACCGCATAGAATGCAGCTCTATAGAGCGTAGAGACCCACCAGTATGGTCATTCTGATCGCGTCTAACCAAAGCAGACGATATTATCTTCTTACTACCTTTCTTCCCGGAAACCCGATCCAGCGTTGCCAAGGCCGTTGAGGCAGTCGACGCATCCTTCGCGGCCACCCCCTGCAGCCTGCCTCGAATAGCCACGCCTTTGACCCATCTGAGGGGCCGCTTGTCATAGCATTCCAGTCCAGCTTTCAGACATTTCTTGCAAGGGGTTTGTGATTGGTCACACTGGATGCGCCGGCGCTTACATGTATAACAAGGGTCGTACATTGTGTACCTCAATGCGGGGGAACACAAGGGGGTGAATAATGTGGCGAGAGTTCCATCGGGTGACTAGTGCCAACTATTTGCAATAAGAGTCATGGTGAAGAGACAGAAATCGAAGTTAACTTCACAGCTCAGCCCCGCTGGAGAATGTAGCATGCATGGAACAAAAACAATGTATGGTTTATGAACAATGGACGTTAAAATAAAGTTTGAGGGGCGATCGGCGCAGAACCGCTAACCTCTTCAGGCAATGGATGTCCTGTTTCAGTTTCTCCATCAGTCACATGATACGCAGGAACTGTTGGGCCATGTGGAAGACTGCTTGAATGAGGATATAATACGGGGTCTTCTGTCCCTTTTAGGCATCGTTTAGGGTCTCTAGTGAGCGATTTTGGTGGAACTTAACGCTAAAATTTACTGCCCTAAGCTAAACCTTATATTTGTACGAGTTATGGAGATTACGATACGCATAAAAGCCGGCTAATACCGTGCATATACAGCTAGATTCAATAGTATGGGTATTTAGCATGAGATGATTCCGATATTGACCCTCATAAGATTTGAATATCATCTTCAAAACTTAGCTTTAAGCGTAAGAGACCAATGAAAGTGCAGAACAAGCATTCCAAAACGGTATATTCCAATATGTACAGTAGAAGAATTCGTGAAATTAAATCATGATTGCGACAAAAGGGACTTGAACGCTTTAAGCAAGTCGTTCTTCAAGTCCTCCCAGTTTTCCAACCCAACGCTGAGTCTCAAGAGCTTCCGGTCTACTCTGGAGTCGGACAGTGCTCTCCATTCAATCAAGGActcaacaccaccaaggcTGGTTGCATGCTGGAAGAGGTGTAACTTGCTTGGGAGGACCCGTGCGAAATCTTCAGTCTGTAGAACAATCGAGAAAACAGGACCAAAGCCGTTTGGCATCTGTTTCCGTACCCAAGGCTCGTTCTGTAAACTGGCATGATGAATCTTTTGAAGAATGCTCTGGATGATATGCTCCTCGCTACCCGGAGCTGGACTCTGGGCGTTCAGTCCTTGATTCAACCATGAGATCAATCTCTCAGAGCTCTTGCTTGCGCGCTCCACACGGACTTCTAGCGTGCGCAGACTGCGCAGGCCAAGCCAAGCTTCTAAATTGCCGATGACGCTTCCAAACGCAAGTCTATCTTCGAAAAGCTTCTTGGTCCAGTCCTGACGCTTTGTCGCGAGAACACCACAGAGAAGGTCACTGTGGCCACCAAAATACTTGGAGCCGGAATGCATCACAATATCAGCGCCCCACTGGAACGGATCTTGCAAGCTTGGAGGGGCAAAGGTGCTATCGACAATGAGATAGGCACCTCTCGAGTGAGCCTTCTGGGCAAATTCCTCAATACTGAAAGCTGTCCCCAGCGGGTTGACAGGGGTCTCCAGGAGAATGACATCCCCCTCTTCTAAGCTCTCCGCGGAGCAGTGAAGGTCCAGTTTCTGGAGTCCGGACAGGCGCGAGAGAACACCGATAACCTCATGACTGCCATGGTAGCCCTCGCCGATGGAGATACGGCGGGGATTCAGAAGTACCAAAGCGGCAGTCAGAGCTGCTAATCCGGTAGAGTAGCAGATGGCATTTCCACCGATGAGCGATGAAAGAACAGCTTCGAAGCGAGTTGCGTTTGGGGCAAACTCTCGAGAATATACATAGTTCTTTCCGTTGAATTCATCCTAGTTGTAACGTTAATGGAAATTGTCTGCTATGTATTTGATCGTAACAGTGTAACAGTGTAACGTACCACAGGGTCTACAGATGGCAGGAGGTCGTTAGGATCACTGGGAAACCTATAGGTTGTCGACAAGTGGATTGGAGGCGCAACGTCTGTGACCAGGTTGAGCGGGTCGTCGGCATGCAATGCTCGAGTCGAGCGATGAGTATCGTTTGAAGAAGACATGATGTTTCGGTAGTGACCTGAAGCCCtgaaatgagaaagaaagactcAGAAAAACCAGAATGATGGAAGACCGTGTGGAGGGGTCGCCTTTATAGATGATGTCTGCAAGAGGATATCGACTACCAGTTCAGTGCCAAAGTGGGGCCCACTCCCGCGACTTTCCTAAAACTGATGCTTGTCCTTAAATTATCGGTGTCCCATTGGGTGTAATGTGGTTTAAACGCCCCACTACCATCAACTTCCCAAACGGGACACGCTAATTCTGGCAGATTTTCGACATTCGGCGTTCATCCGAATGTGTTTGCCATCATTCGACAAACAATTTCTCTTCTAAGCGATGAATCGCTGTGGACCAGTAGAACTTTCATGAGAATCTTTTACATGATCATTTTCTGACTCAACAGAGCCCTTTCACCAACATCTAGAGCTGCTCGGCGATGCACACCAATCAGGATGCGTACAATTCTAATTCGGGCTCTTCCCCTCGATCCACCCTGTTAAGATGATATCCATCTTATGTACCTTAATTCTAAACTTCGGATTAGATTACCCATATTAGTATATCAGGTGATGACTCACACTTGCGACATGGAATATAAAAGCAACTAGACCCCTCTGCAGTGTAGCTAGGATCTCACAATCAAATCTACCCTTAGTCCAAatccctctttttcttgtttaccACACAATTGCCCAAAAACCATGTATCTCCGCGCAGTTCACGCAGAAACATCGATCAAGGCTCTCTTCGAGTTGATCCAAAAGAACCCTCTTGGTGTACTCACTACCGCTATCCCTTCGACTACTCAACATTTCATACAGTCTAGTCATATCCCATGGGTACTAGACATTATCTCCGATGACCCCGATGCGCCAGTGAAAGGTCGTCTGCGCGGCCATATGGCCCGCCAAAACCCTCACAGCAAGACATTCATCGAAGCCCTGAATGCTGCGGGCCTACCATCTGCTTCGCCATTGCAGCAAGAAGTTCAAGTTCTCTTCACGGCCAATCCGCACCACTATGTGACTCCTAAGTTCTACACTGAGACTAAGCCAGCCACGGCAAAAGTGGTCCCCACCTGGAACTACGCTGCTGTCCAGGTTCATGGTAAGGCCACGATCTACCACGATAGCTCCTCTCCTGAGAGCGCGGAGTATCTCCAGAAGCAGATTCAAGATCTCTCTGAGCTTTGTGAAACGTCTGTCATGGGCTACACCGGAGAGGGAGGCCGGCCGGATTCTTGGAAAGTGACTGATGCGCCTGAGCGGTATATTgatatcatgaagaagaacatcgTTGGTATTGAGATCACCATTGAGGATATCGGTGGCAAGTTCAAGATGAGCCAGGAATCGACCAAGGGAGACCGGGAGGGTGTGATTCAGGGATTCGAGAATCTTGGAACAGATGTTGGCCGGGATGTGGCTGCGCTGGTTCGCGAGAGGggggagatgaaggatgctgCTAAGAAATAAACCCCTATTATGTTTTGTATTAGAGGACTAGAACAATACCCTTAGAATAGTTGTTATGAAGAGCACGTTTTGATGATACTGGTACCTCGCTGCAGGGAGTAATTGAGCCCTCAAGTGAAATAGCCAAGCTTACCAAAGGATATATGGTAGGTGTGACATCGCATTGGGCTGTCATATCATGCACACACAAAAACAACGTCGTGAAGTAGTccttatatatttttgttgtAGTAAGATGACCCATCCATGATCACTACCGCTTGTTTCAGGGAATATCAAAGCAGACGTCTAGAAGAACGTTCATATATTTCACGTTACAGTGTCTTTATTTCGATTATGACGGGAAAATGCTTGCTGAAGCTTAGTTTGCTTCTGATACTGTGAAGTCCCAGAGATAGAAGTTGATCAGTGCTCTAGCGCCCTTTCCACTGTATCATTATCCTCACCATACACGAGCCAGAAGTGATCTTGTTCAAGGCGGTAAAAAGTTCTATGACCTTATAAGTCCTCATATATGTCAGAGTATCGGTACTGGATTCATTGTGCACAAAGGTGAAATTGTCTGGACCAACGTCAATAGCCGTGTAGCAGCTGGCACGGCTTTCTTTGCGGAATGCGATTGAACGACTCGCGATCTAATTTCAAATACATCTACAAGAAGGCTTCTACGTCGTCAATCTTATATGTTGGTGATTTTAGTGAAGCAGATGAGACTCAGAAAGTAAGAGAGGCAGGGACTGAGACAGCTAGCAAATGATGAATTGCTGGTTTACTGTCCGACAGTCCGCTGCTTAACGACCTGCCATCTATTAAATCTacccaacaaaccaaaccaatcaCTCTCTATCCTCCCTTACCAAGTTCCGCCAAGGGTTACTGGGatcattctcctcctcctcgaccgaCTGAATGGTCTTCTTCACGCGACAAGGAATGCCAGCACCCACCGAATAAGGCGGAATATCCTTCGTCACAATCGACCCAGCACCAATCGTGGATCCCTTCCCAATGCGCACACCAGGCAAAATCACAACATTGGCTCCAATCCAGCAATCATCCTCAATGAAGATGGGATGGCCGAATTCGACAAATTTTCGCCGGGAAAGCACACTGGTGTCGTGGCCAGCGGTGATAATGCTCACATTCGTGCCGATCTGTACCCGGTCCCCGATTACGACTAGACTGGTGTCGAGGACTGTTAAACTGTTGATATTATCATGttagcttttcttttatctgGAAGGTGAGTGGTTCTTGTGGGTGTGAATGGTAAATTGGCAAACCCACCCCCAGTTGACGAAGCAATCGCTTCCGATGATAAGGTTAGACCCATAGTCGGGTCTAAAAGGGGGTTCGATGAAGGTCCCATCTCCTACTCGGCCGACGAGTGCCCGTAATCGTTCCATACGCTTGTCTGCGATCTGGTCGTAGGGCACTGTCTTGGTGTCCAGATTGTTGTAGTCATCTGTTAAGCCACGGCAGCGGTGGCGAGCTTCTAAGAGCTTAGGTATGTTGGGGTTGTACCTAGCTTCGTTAGCTTTGATTCACCATTGGAATCTCCGACAGGAATGTATAACACTGGGTTGAAATCAAACATACATCATTCCTGAGATCATGCATTCATATTCTTCGCACATGGGGACACCGTTTAACCCACGTGCCAGCTCGATGATCTCTGGGCGTTTCGCTGTGGCTGCCATTTTGGCTATGTGTATAGAGAAAGATCTTTATCTGAGAGCTAAGAATAAGAGAGCAGGGATTGAGATTGGTAGGATCGAGTATGCAACGACAAGACCAAAAGTCTAGAATATATAAGCCTAACTCAACTGAACAGCTGTTATTTCGGCGGTCGTATAATTAGCACATTCACTCCGGAGATGCTCCACACCTGTTAAAAACGTACTGGGTCcaattgttgaagtggaTGACCGTTTCAGAGTAGATGTGCTGTAGTTGGATATAACGATGCCACAGCCAGGACCCCGCGGAGACTACGTCAAGGATGGATCCTCCGATATTTTCCCGACGCCAAACTCCCTTGCCTAATCGGGTAAAATAGCCAGCTGCTGAGGAGGCGGGGATATCTGCTGGCTTCCACTGTGCCGATGAGCTAACCGGATTGGGTCTTTTAATAGCCGCGCTTATCGGCCTTATCGGTGGGGCTGGACTAACTATATTTGGCTGCTATACCGCACTACTAGGTATATTTTGACAATGTTGTGTTGGGAGTAAGTATAAGCAGTTGCTAAATTGAAGGAGTGGCATTTTTATATACTGTCAGTACAGGCAACATGTATCAAGGAGCCATGATCGAGAATTAATCAGATTGAATTGAAATCTTACGTATGACAAATGCTTGATTGACACTAATGATGCTACGATAGCTACTATATCAAataacaaaggaaaggctCTGCCCCACGGAGCACCCATATTCAGTCATTGGCAAATTGTCAATCGTGGATAAGGTTAAGGTCTCTATCCAACTTATACCGTGTAATCTCTTTGAACAGATACGCCATATGATGTGTTACCCATGTTCCTCCCATCTCGTATCGAAAGCCTTTGGCGAGTCAGATATACTACAGAATTTTATCTGAAGGGCTCGAGAAGTAAGCACTTACCATCGGACTCGACTGTATATGTTCGTCCACCGACACGACCGCGAGCCTCAAGCATCAAGACCGAGAGACCTATAATATATGAGCCTAGATTGTTCATTACAGTAGACTATTGACCTACCGCTATCTGTCATGTCACGAGCAGCTATCAGACCACTGTAGCCAGCGCTAACGACAATTACATCGTAGATTTAGTCGGCAGGAGCCGTTTGTCTCTCAGGAGGTTCCACAACTCCTCCGCAGTGGAGGTTACCTTTCCTAACACCCTTATCCTTTCTCCATATATAACCATCCTGGGTTTCCTTAATCTTGAGCAGTGCTACCTTTGTTCTTAGTGGACAACAAAGGCTACCAGACACGTATCTTGATGACAGGAAAGcaataaattatatatacGACGCAGCTTGAGTTCAATCACCTTCTTGTTTTAATAGCGAGAAACTATACCGAAATTAAGTTGTACTTGGCAATTTTTAAGCTTACCTGTTGGCTCCGTGAGTGGGATTATGTtcagaaagggaaattggATTGGTTGTCTGTGTCAACGCGAAACGCCCCCTGGCCTGATCAGCAATGAAGTTGTGATTAAATTAGGGTAGCCCATCCGCGTGGTTCCGTGGATATAGCCAATCTGCCTAATTAGGAAGGTGGGTAATCATATAAATACTTTGATTGCTTACCCCGTGGGACGAGCTCAAGGCTACAATGAGAGAGTCTGGGCCAGGCAGGTCCTCAAAGTGCAGAGCACTATACAGTTCTCCATCTATACAGATAAGACACCCATTATAGTAGATATTGCCAGATCTTCTCTAGAAATGCAGTCTCTAGATAGTGAAAAACAACCTCAACCAAATACCGAATCTACACAGAAGGGCTCAACAGGGTATATCTAACTAATACCCCACATATATCCCGGTGTAAGACAGATACTAACATTTTCTAAGCATCAAATCATGGTAGTAGTAGAACATTAACTTCGTCCCTTTACACTAATTCGCGCCCTAGAAGGCGTCATTAGAGCCTCGGCAATCCACCGATTCACAGGTCTCTGTCCATGACACTCGGACCGAAACTCGACGCCATAAATTCTTAGAAGATAGGCAGCAATTATCTTGAGTTCACTATCAACCTGGAACCTACCCGGACACGAATGACCTCCATGTTCAAAGGGCAGATGCTCCGGTGCAGTCGACACAAAGCTCAGATTGCTCGTGGTCGTGTCTTTCGGAGCCTTTTCGCAGATCCGAGAGAACCGGAAGGGATCGTACTTGAAAGGGTCCTCAAAATATTCGGGATTGCATTGAAACGGACGACCCAGGAAGGAGGCCTATGCGCCTTTGGTATTATATCAGCTTATAGAGCAAGTGATAGGATGATAGTCGTAGCCAAGTACATCAATTGCACAATATTCCCTAaattgtacggagtatgacgAATTATTGATGTTCAATCCTATTAGGATTTCTGGCCAGTGGGACATCTAGATCGGTCCGTCCGTAACACAGCCATGACTGGCATCGCTGACCAGCGTGGCATACTTCTTCAAGGTTCCCTTTTGGTATCGGAACGGGGGTGCTTTCcactccttcctcctcttctcaagctcctcagccGGAATGTCCAAATCAATCACTCTTTCCTCAGCATCAATCACGATCCTATCACCGTCTCGTACTAGTGCAATTGGGCCGCCCTCTATGGCTTCAGGTACAATATGTCCGATCAAGAATCCGTGACTACCACCAGAGAATCTCCCATCCGTGAGAAGCGCAACGTCCTGGCCGAGACCAGCACCCATGATAGCGGAGCTAGGCTTAAGCATCTCAGGCATACCCGGACCACCCTTAGGACCTTCGTACCGGATAATAACAACAGTCTTCTCGCCTTTTTTGATCTCACCCCGCTCAAGTGACTCTATGAATGCATCTTCGTAGTCGTAGCACTTGGCTGTGCCCTCGAACCGCAGACCTTCCTTGCCAGTAATCTTACCCACCGAACCGCCCGGAGCGAGCGATCCGCGAAGAATCTGGAGATGACCGGATGGCTTGATAGGTTTGCTGAGGGGGTGGATAATGTCCTGGTCAGCAGGGAAGTCAGGCCATGAGGCCACATTCTCCTTCATTGTTTTACCGGTGACCGTGATTCCTGAGCCGTCGATCAGGCCCTCTTTCAGAAGGTATCTAAGGAGGGCCGGTGTACCACCGATAGTGTATAGGTCATTCATGACATATTTTCCAGATGGCTTCAAGTCAGCCAGGAATGGTGTCTTATCGGATACTGCTTGGAAGTCATCGATAGTCAATTTAATACCGACCGAGTCAGCAATAGCAATCAGGTGTAGAACAGCGTTGGTACTACCCCCCAGTATATTTACCACAATCATTGCATTCTCAAATGCTTGACGGGTCAAAACATCACTAGGTCTGATATCTTCCCTGAGCATATTCTTCACCACCTCACCGATGTTTTCACATTCGACCAGCTTCTTAGGATCGTCTGCTGGACAACTACTGCTACCGGGAACGGTCATACCCATAGTCTCAATAGCCGTCGCCAGGGTATTTGCGGTGTACATGCCACCACAAGCACCTCTGCCGGGGCATGCATTGCGAATAATATCGAACCGCTCTTTCTCGTCGATCTGGCCAGTAATGTACTGGCCATACGACTGGAATGCACTGACCAGATCCAACTTTTGGCCCTTTGCACTGCATCCGGGCTTGATACTACCGCCGTAGACCATGATACTAGGCCGATTCGTGCGTCCCATCGCCATTAACACACCAGGCATATTCTTATCGCA
Proteins encoded in this window:
- a CDS encoding sugar O-acetyltransferase (serine O-acetyltransferase); protein product: MAATAKRPEIIELARGLNGVPMCEEYECMISGMMYNPNIPKLLEARHRCRGLTDDYNNLDTKTVPYDQIADKRMERLRALVGRVGDGTFIEPPFRPDYGSNLIIGSDCFVNWGLTVLDTSLVVIGDRVQIGTNVSIITAGHDTSVLSRRKFVEFGHPIFIEDDCWIGANVVILPGVRIGKGSTIGAGSIVTKDIPPYSVGAGIPCRVKKTIQSVEEEENDPSNPWRNLVREDRE
- a CDS encoding putative transsulfuration enzyme family protein (cystathionine beta-lyases/cystathionine gamma-synthases), which translates into the protein MSSSNDTHRSTRALHADDPLNLVTDVAPPIHLSTTYRFPSDPNDLLPSVDPVDEFNGKNYVYSREFAPNATRFEAVLSSLIGGNAICYSTGLAALTAALVLLNPRRISIGEGYHGSHEVIGVLSRLSGLQKLDLHCSAESLEEGDVILLETPVNPLGTAFSIEEFAQKAHSRGAYLIVDSTFAPPSLQDPFQWGADIVMHSGSKYFGGHSDLLCGVLATKRQDWTKKLFEDRLAFGSVIGNLEAWLGLRSLRTLEVRVERASKSSERLISWLNQGLNAQSPAPGSEEHIIQSILQKIHHASLQNEPWVRKQMPNGFGPVFSIVLQTEDFARVLPSKLHLFQHATSLGGVESLIEWRALSDSRVDRKLLRLSVGLENWEDLKNDLLKAFKSLLSQS
- a CDS encoding dihydroxy-acid dehydratase (dihydroxy-acid dehydratase) translates to MLSSNIRSRALGLSRRAQLQNTRLPPAGRRYKSDESLNRFSSKITQPKSQGASQAMLYATGLTEEDMSKPQVGISSVWFEGNPCNMHLNDLSGIVRDSVRRAGLVPMRFNSVGVSDGISMGTEGMRYSLQSRELIADGIESVMNGQWYDANVSLPGCDKNMPGVLMAMGRTNRPSIMVYGGSIKPGCSAKGQKLDLVSAFQSYGQYITGQIDEKERFDIIRNACPGRGACGGMYTANTLATAIETMGMTVPGSSSCPADDPKKLVECENIGEVVKNMLREDIRPSDVLTRQAFENAMIVVNILGGSTNAVLHLIAIADSVGIKLTIDDFQAVSDKTPFLADLKPSGKYVMNDLYTIGGTPALLRYLLKEGLIDGSGITVTGKTMKENVASWPDFPADQDIIHPLSKPIKPSGHLQILRGSLAPGGSVGKITGKEGLRFEGTAKCYDYEDAFIESLERGEIKKGEKTVVIIRYEGPKGGPGMPEMLKPSSAIMGAGLGQDVALLTDGRFSGGSHGFLIGHIVPEAIEGGPIALVRDGDRIVIDAEERVIDLDIPAEELEKRRKEWKAPPFRYQKGTLKKYATLVSDASHGCVTDGPI
- a CDS encoding FMN-binding negative transcriptional regulator (transcriptional regulator), which produces MYLRAVHAETSIKALFELIQKNPLGVLTTAIPSTTQHFIQSSHIPWVLDIISDDPDAPVKGRLRGHMARQNPHSKTFIEALNAAGLPSASPLQQEVQVLFTANPHHYVTPKFYTETKPATAKVVPTWNYAAVQVHGKATIYHDSSSPESAEYLQKQIQDLSELCETSVMGYTGEGGRPDSWKVTDAPERYIDIMKKNIVGIEITIEDIGGKFKMSQESTKGDREGVIQGFENLGTDVGRDVAALVRERGEMKDAAKK
- a CDS encoding fungal specific transcription factor domain-containing protein (predicted protein); this translates as MALETGPISNLDQTSRYYLDYYNDQICKVFIVYDSEENPFRRLISLAVNNSVLLKSVLALAARHRANSGYSFENAIVGASPDLLQIHQDALVFKHQAIQGLTHALSDPTISEQDTTVASIFLLIFLDLLESGSDKWNFHLEGAKRLITSGQLHELQAGKSQDPGRTIEQIRKFIIKQIHVIETLGATFVRPKLLSGCTSLDHPDSLLQETVEQSFIGCPEYLLHAVQCLSAYRDSMVEPQPPTSTTKSQKTSTRYISNLCKLAQSYKLGALIYGQRILDALLDVNTPQEELVSELIGLIDALRDDGRLLKCVLWPIFVAGLECRSQAQRDFLITSLEKFWLDTNCLNVVNAAKALQSYWQKTDKQASPTQWIFDIGDLDHDWLFI